The genomic stretch GCGGCCTGGGCCGACTCGTCGCTCTCACCCTGCCGGTTTTGCGCCCCGGTGGTCTCCTGCAGCTCTCGGTGAATCACCGTGGCACGTCGCGGATGGCGCTCGAGCGCCTCGTCCGCACCAGCGCCACGGCGCTCGGACGCCGCGCCCGTGTTCACACCGCTCCGCCCCTGCCACCCGATTTCCCCGGCGACCCGGACTACGCCAAGCTACTCCTGTTTCACATCGACTGACGGTGCGGCCGCCGGAGGGCGTACGATGTACAGGGGCCGCTGTTTCACCTCCTCGTACATCCGGCCGACGTACTCCCCAAGGATCCACAACACCAACAGATTCACCCCGCCCAGCACAAGCACGGCCGCCAGGATCGAACTCCAGCCCGGCACGACGTGCTGGGGGAAGAACAGTCGCGCCACAAGTACAAACACCAGGTACGCTCCCGCTGCCAGCGAAACCAAACCACCCGCGAATCCCGCCGCCCGCAACGGCCAAGTCGAGAACGAGAAGATGGCGTCACCGGCCAGCCGGAACATCGCTCGAAACGAATACTTCGAGCGCCCCGCGTGCCGCGCCGCGGCCGTATAAGGTACTTCGGTGTAGCGAAAACCGATCCATTGCACCAGCGCGCGGTTGCAGCGGCGGCGCTCGGCACACGCGAGAAATGCGTCCAATGCCGGACGGCTCAAGAGGCGAAAGTCAGCCGCCCCCGGCGTGACGTGCAGTTGCGTGAGTGCGGAGAGCACCCGGTAGAACCACAGTGAACCAGCCCGTTTCAAAGGCCGATCGTCGGCCGGTTCGCTCCGAATGGTCTGCACAACCTCGTAGCCGGCATACCAGCGTTCCAGCAATTCCGGGAGTAGTTCCGGAGGATGCTGCAGGTCCCCATCCATACTGACAACTGCCCGCCCCCGAGCGTGGGACAAGCCGGCCACGAGGGCCGCCTGATGTCCGAAGTTCCGCGACAACGCCACAAGTTTGATCCGGGGATCCTCCGTTGACCAGCGGGCGATTTCGTCCGCAGTTCCATCGCTGCTGCCATCGTCTACCAGTACGATTTCCCACGTTTCGGCACGTGGCGTCAACACCCCTGCAAGCCGTGTGCGCAGCAGGCCCAGGTTCTCCCGCTCGTTGAACACCGGGATCACGATCGACAACTGGAGCTCGGCAGCGGTCATGCGTTCCGATGATAACCTCTGCCAGCCGCAGAAGTAATCGCCTGCGGTCCGGCCTAAAAAGGGTGCCCGGGTCCGTTGACGAGCGTAGCCCGAGCGCGCAGAATCTTTCCTCGGAAATCGTGACGGCATGCACCCGTCGGCGCGGCGGGGCCGGAGCGAGTGGTTCCATTTACTGGAGTGTGGACATGTTCGGATTTGGTGGTAGCTGGTGGTCGTGGCTAATCTGGGGCGGCATCGCGGTCATCGCCTGGGCGCTGATCAGCGGCCAGAACCTGCTCGCCGGCCTCACGGGCTAGCTCACGACGCAGGCATCAGCACGCGGGCTGCATTGCGCGGCCCGCTCCATGCGACGGGTCGATTCCGAGTTGTACTTCGAGTGGAATCGGCCCGTCGCATGTATGCGCTCATCGGGGTCAGGAACCGACGTCGGATTTCGCGCGCGTTGCCCGGGGGTTGCTCGCCCCACATAATCCACTTTTCGCCCGAGCAGCGTTCCCGGAGTCGCCCCAATGCCACGCCGCTTCCTAGTCACAGCCGCCCTCCCCTATTCCAACAACCGTCTGCACGTCGGACATATCGCCGGCGCCTACCTGCCGGCCGACACCTACGTTCGTTACCTACGGGCGGTCGGACACGAAGTAAGATTCATTTGCGGCAGCGATGACAACGGCGTCGCCATCGAAATTTCGGCTTTGCAAGAGCAAACCACACCGGCCGCCATCGCGCAGCACTACCACGATCGACAACGCCTTGACTTCGCCGGACTCGGCATCGCCTTTGACGTCTATGGCGGTACCCACCATCCCGAGTTCGTCACCCTCCACGAGCGCCTCAGCCAGGAGTTCTTCACCCGGATCCACGCGCAGGGCTTTTTCCGCAAACTCCATGCCAAGCAGCTCTACGATCCACAGGCCGGACGCTTTCTGCCCGACCGCTTCGTCCGCGGCACCTGCCATCACTGCGGATTTGAGAACGCCACCGGCGACCAGTGCGACAACTGCACGAAGATGATCGAACCCCTGCTGCTCAAGAACCCCCGCAGCGTGATTACCGGCCAGCCGGCCGAAGTCCGCGAGACCACCCACTGGTATCTGCGCCTGAACCAGTTCGAGGACCGGCTCAGAGAGTGGCTCAACAGCAAGCAGGGGCAGTGGCGGTCGAGCGTGTTGAACTTCGCCCTCGGCCAGATCGAGCAGGGTCTGCCGGAACGCTCCATGACACGTGATCTGACGTGGGGTGTACCCGTTCCGCTCGACGATCCCGACGCGGCCGGCAAGGTGTTGTACGTCTGGTTCGACGCCCCGATCGGGTACATGTCATTCACGGCGGCCTGGTGCGTCCAGCACGGCGGCCAAGTCGCGGACTACACGCAGTGGTGGCACGACCCGGACACGGCCATCGTCCACTTCATCGGTGAGGACAATACGGTCTTCCACGCCCTCACCTGGCCGGCCATGCTGATGGCGGACGGGCGGGCCCAGCTCCCGGCTGCCGTGGTCGCAAATAACTTCATGAACCTGCGAGCGGGAGGCGGGGTACAGAAGATCAGTAAGAGCTCCACGGAAGCTACGGCACCCGTCTGGGTCGAGGAATATCTCAAGCAGGGTCTCGATCCCGATGCCCTGCGCTACTACCTCACCTCGATCGCGCCGGAATCCGCCCGCACAACGTTCGATCCGCAGGAATTCGTCCAGCACAACGATGCGGAACTGGTCGGCGCCTTCGGGAACTTCGTGAACCGCATGCTCACCTTCGTCGCAAAGAACTTTGACAAGCGCGTGCCGGATGCCACGGCCGCCGCTGCGCCCGAGCGGGCACTCATCGCAGCCGGCGACGAAGCCCTGCAACGTTGCGGCACCTGCCTCGCGGAGTTCCGTTTCCGCGCCGCACTCGAGGAGGTCATGGCCTACGCCCGCCGCTGCAACCAGTACGTCGCCGAACGGGCTCCCTGGGTAAGCCGCACGACCGCCCCGGCCGAGTGTGCCGCCACGCTCGCCACTTGCATCCACGCCATGCATTACCTCGCGGTGATGGCGCATCCGTTCATGCCCGGCGCTGCCGCGCGTCTGCTGGCGATGCTCAATCAGCCCGCGGAGCCGATCCGCTGGGTCGCACCGCCACCACCGCAGACCGGCGCACCGCTGGGCGAACCGCGCATCCTCTTCGCCAAACTGGGCTCGACCCAATCTTCCGGAGCATCCACATGATCCGACTCGGCGTCCGCCCCACTGTACGACGGACAGTCTGTGTTCCGGCGCTGCTGATACTCGGCTTTGCGGTCATCATCACCGGGTGCCGCCGGCCGCCGGAAACCGCTGCCCCGCTGGCGTTCGATGTGGACACAACCACCCCGGTCGCCGCTGCACAGAGTACGCTGCGCGGCCTGACCGCCCAGCTCGCGGCGAGCACCCAGGGAAACCGCGCCGCCGCCCACGCTACACGCGACCGCCTGATCGCCACCCTCATGGCCCGTGAAGAAACGTACGCCCGCTACCGCGCCCGTGCCGGCGTGGGTGCCGTGGAAATGCCTCTATTTCTCGCGCGCCTGGTGGACAACTGGGCGGCAGCCATCGCTTACTACGCGGCCGATGTACGCTATGACGAGGCCCGCACCGTGCCCCGCGCCAATGATAGTTCGAAAGCGGAAATCGCCATCCCTGCCCACGGCCCCAACGACGACGCTCTCATCGGCATCTGGCTGCAGCGCGATGCACAAGGCGCCTGGCGCGTCACCGCTCTTCAATTCCTGTCCCGAGATGCCGCCACGACAACCCCGGCAACACAGACAGCACCTGCCACTCAGCCCAACCCCTCGGGCGCGTAGCAGTGTTACAACAGGTGCCGCTGCGACGCATAGAGTTGCTCGAGGCGTTCGCGCGCTCGGCCGTCCTCGGCATCCGGACCGTCCGGATCACACACCAGCGCTTCAAACAGCACCACCATGCGCTGCCAGTCGCGCAAACTGATGTACTCACTCCCGATCTTCTTGCGCGACACATCCATGTTGTGGTAATTGCCCAAGGCGACGCAGATGCCCGTCGCCTCATACCCCAACGCGATGAAGGGGTACGCCTCGCACGTGCCACCATCCATCAGCTTGCGCTGTACGCGGAAGTCCTTCTTCTGCTTTGCCAGCCCCGCCGCGACGCGCTCGCAGAAGGCCGTCAACCGCGGCGTGAAGATGCTCGAACGGTCACCCACCCGCAGGATCGGCCCGCCCCCCAGTTCCGCCCCGGCCAGTGCGCTGCTCGTCTCCACCGAGATCACCGGCACAGCGCGCGGAATTGTCCCTGCCTTAGCCGCCGCGATGGCGCCGATAAACCCCACTTCTTCGGCCCGCGTGAAGAGCACATGCACCTCCCCCGCCGCGCGGCGCCGACTGAGCTGCTTCAGCAGCAGCACCAGTGCCGCGACACCCGCGACATCATCACAGCCCCGCGCTACCACCCGGTCACCTCGCAGCACCGGCTCCGGCAGGTCCCACATCCCCGGCGCGTTCGGCGGGACCTCCCCGGACACCCGAATCTCCGCCTCTTCCACCACCGCCGGCCAGCCCCGCCGGTTTGCCTGCTTCAACTTCAACTTCTCGATGCGGCCACGCCGCCACTCTTGGCCATCCCAGAAACGCACCCGCGCTCCAGGGAAATATTCCGGCCGCACACCACCCCGAAACACCGCCCGCACCCGCCCGTGACCGATCATTTCAAGCGCTACGAAACCCGGGTGATCCGTATGCGCCACAAAAGCCAGCGGACGCCGCCGCCCAGGCCGCGACCGATAATGCGCGTGCAAATTCCCGGCCTCATCCTGCCGCACCCGCACCCCCGGCAGGCCCTTGAGCGCCTGCTTCAAATACGCCAATACGGCGTCCTCGACAAACGCTGCGGTCGGCAGGGCCAGCAACTCACCAAGCACTCGCGGTAACGGCATGGGTAGATCTCCGTGCAGGTGCGACGCATCCTACGGCGCTCCCCCGGACCGGCCAAGCGGCGCACCCAGCATGGATCACTCTCAAGCACGCCTCCGCAGACCCAGGCGCCAATCATTTGGACGCCTCTCGTTGACGGTCACGCACGCCCCGATCCCAATACCTTTCCGAAAACGCTCCCGACAGAATTCTCGTGCCCCGCGACGGAATCCTATCGCGGGGGTGAGAATCGTGACCGGGACTCCGGCCGGACGCCGTCTGTAGAAGTGAATAGGAACGAGGTGCGACGCGAGATGACCAGCGTGCCGCTCGACGGCGAAATCTTCCGCCAAATGGTCGCCAGCGCACGCGAAGGCGACCGTGCGGCTGCCGAACGCCTGGTGCGGGAGCATGAGTCGTGCGTCCGCAGTGCCATCTACGCCGTTACCGGGCGCAGCGACCGCGTCGATGACATCGCGCAGCAGGTCTGGACACGCGCGTGGGAGCGACTCCACACGCTCGACAATCCAAGCCGGTTGCGTCCGTGGCTCTATGCCATCGCTCGCCACGCGGCAATTGATGACGGGCTCGTACAGCGTCGTCACATGCGGCGCAGCGTCGCACTCGAAGACGGCAACGCACTGCCCGCGCGGGATACCACCCCGGCGGCTGTCCTGGCAAAAAGCGAGTTGCAGGAAACGCTACTTCGCGCCGTACAGGCCCTGCCGGCCCACTACCGCGAACCGTTTGTCCTGCGGCACCTGGAAGATTGGAGTTATGCGGAAATCGCGGAGGCCCTCGATCTCTCCGTCGATACCGTGGAAACCCGGCTCACCCGCGCGCGGCGCTTGCTGCGCGAGGCCCTGGCCGGAAAGGTGTGATGCGATGACTCCCGAACAGGATCGATTGGAGCACCTGTTTTCGCGCTTCCTCGACGACGAATGTACATCCGAGGAGCGCGCACTGGTCCGTCGCCTTATACGGACCGACGCCACGGCCCGGGCGCTCTTTGACGAGATGCACGCGCTCGACCTGGCGGTCGGTACGGCACTGCGGACGGCACTGCGGCCGGCGCTCCGCCTGCACAACGATCGCTGGCGCCCTTGGCGTCAGATCGGGATGGCCGCCGCCGCCTGCCTCGCGTTTGTCCTCTTGCTCCCACCGGCAACGGAACCTCTGGCCACCACGCCAGGTGTCCGCCCCGGAACCGCGGCCGCGACGGCTTCCTGGTTTGTCAATGGCAATGATCCGGTGCGGGACTGGATCGCTCCGACGGACCCGTCCTACGAGCGCCCCGAGGTGCGAGTGCGCGGACTGCGCAGCGACTGGGTGGTCATACCCGGCGAGGCGCCGGATCAGTACTTTCTCATTGAAGTGGAGCACGTGGGCCTGCACAAGCTGCGGGTGCACGCGGACTTCTGACCCCGCACGATGAACAGTCTGAGAACTGCATAAGGAGTGTGGCGATGTTGCTGAACCTGTTGTGGATCGCGCTGGCGAGCACCCTGTTCACTTCGACGAACCCGCCGGATGCCCCGCCGGATGTCGCCGGCGGCGCGGTCCTGGTGCGTGCAACCGGCGCAACCTTCACGGTCGACGATGCGAACCCGGCCGTCATCACCTGGCAAGCCAAAGTCGAAACCGACGACGAAGACAGCGGCAATCCCGCCAAGCGGCGCCAAGTCCTGTTCCTGTCGACCACCGAACCCGGAGAGACGCTTCCGGCCGTTTGGCTCGGCGTGCGCATCACTCCGGTTCCCGCACCGCTCGCCGCCCATCTCGGAGCGCGGGGCGTGATGGTGGGGAATGTCGTGGTCGGCAGTCCCGCGGACACCGCCGGACTCCAGCAGTACGATGTCATAACCCAGGTCGGCGACGCCTCCGTAAACGCCCCGGGGGAACTGCTGCACACCCTCGCGTCCTATGCAGCCGGCGACACCCTCACACTGCGAATCATCCGGCAGGGACGCGAGTCCACCGTGACACTCCCCGCCGTGGCCCGGCCGGCCGAGGCATCACAGGAACTCAAGTTTGACGAGCCCGAAGACGTGCTGATCAACCGCGACGTGCGCCTGCGCGGACGGGTACTGCAACTGGGGCCCGATGGCAAGTGGCTCATGCAGGACCTCGGTCAGATGCAGCAGTTGCCGGACGTACTCCAGGATCTCGATGCGTTGAATTTCGACCTGAAGCTTGACCTTGATCTACCGGACGGCTCCGCCTTCTCGCCCAAGGGCCCGTGGATTTTCCGTTCCCTGCGCGATGGCCTGCACACCCTGGCATTGCCCGATGGTACCGTCGATGTGCGCTTGCACCTGTTTGTGAATCGCGACGGCACGACGACGCGTATTGAAAATGACGCCGACGGGCGCATCCATGTTACCCGTGTGGATGCCGATGGGAATGAGACTACTGCTCTTTACGATTCACCGGAGGCGTTCAAGGAGGCCGATCCAGGGGCATACGAACTATACGACACGCACCTGCAGAAGGGACTGCCCGACATGCGTCAGTTCCGCCCGTTCGGCCGCGACCTTCTGCGGTTGCGCGACCACTTTCAACTCGACGTGGAGAAGCGGTTGCGTGAAGCGCTGGAGCTCGAATCGGCCGCGCGCGAGAGCGCCCTCCAGGCACGTGACCAGGCCGCCCAGCTAGCGCGAGAATTGCGTCAGCACGTTCACACTTACACCCGGAACCGCGACGGTGGGATCAATAGGAGTAGGCACCAGCTTACCCTGCGCGACGACGGCTCCATCGAAGTGCGCACCGAGCGCGACGGTGAGGCCGTGATCTACCAGTTTGAGAGTAAGGCCGCGTTCCAGGCGGCCCAACCCGAACTGTACTCCCGTCTGATGGAACCACTCGCGGAGGAGTAATCCCGGCAAGTCGTCGTGGCAACGCCGCGCGATACATCCCGTCGCAAGCGGTCGCAGCGCGTCCATAAGATGCGCTGCGACCGTGTGTTTCTGGTCGACTGAACCCTGGAAGCTTCCAACGTCCCCGAATTCCCGGGCGGTTGGCGCCACACCCCCTCCCTCTTCCGGATAAAACCGTTTCATTGTAGGATATTCACCGCAACCGGCGGGCGCCCGCCAGTCCGGCCCCCGCGGGCCGGCCGCTCCCGGCCCAGGAATTCGCCAGGAGTATCTTGATGCCACT from Phycisphaerales bacterium encodes the following:
- a CDS encoding glycosyltransferase family 2 protein — protein: MTAAELQLSIVIPVFNERENLGLLRTRLAGVLTPRAETWEIVLVDDGSSDGTADEIARWSTEDPRIKLVALSRNFGHQAALVAGLSHARGRAVVSMDGDLQHPPELLPELLERWYAGYEVVQTIRSEPADDRPLKRAGSLWFYRVLSALTQLHVTPGAADFRLLSRPALDAFLACAERRRCNRALVQWIGFRYTEVPYTAAARHAGRSKYSFRAMFRLAGDAIFSFSTWPLRAAGFAGGLVSLAAGAYLVFVLVARLFFPQHVVPGWSSILAAVLVLGGVNLLVLWILGEYVGRMYEEVKQRPLYIVRPPAAAPSVDVKQE
- the metG gene encoding methionine--tRNA ligase produces the protein MPRRFLVTAALPYSNNRLHVGHIAGAYLPADTYVRYLRAVGHEVRFICGSDDNGVAIEISALQEQTTPAAIAQHYHDRQRLDFAGLGIAFDVYGGTHHPEFVTLHERLSQEFFTRIHAQGFFRKLHAKQLYDPQAGRFLPDRFVRGTCHHCGFENATGDQCDNCTKMIEPLLLKNPRSVITGQPAEVRETTHWYLRLNQFEDRLREWLNSKQGQWRSSVLNFALGQIEQGLPERSMTRDLTWGVPVPLDDPDAAGKVLYVWFDAPIGYMSFTAAWCVQHGGQVADYTQWWHDPDTAIVHFIGEDNTVFHALTWPAMLMADGRAQLPAAVVANNFMNLRAGGGVQKISKSSTEATAPVWVEEYLKQGLDPDALRYYLTSIAPESARTTFDPQEFVQHNDAELVGAFGNFVNRMLTFVAKNFDKRVPDATAAAAPERALIAAGDEALQRCGTCLAEFRFRAALEEVMAYARRCNQYVAERAPWVSRTTAPAECAATLATCIHAMHYLAVMAHPFMPGAAARLLAMLNQPAEPIRWVAPPPPQTGAPLGEPRILFAKLGSTQSSGAST
- a CDS encoding RNA polymerase sigma factor, with amino-acid sequence MTSVPLDGEIFRQMVASAREGDRAAAERLVREHESCVRSAIYAVTGRSDRVDDIAQQVWTRAWERLHTLDNPSRLRPWLYAIARHAAIDDGLVQRRHMRRSVALEDGNALPARDTTPAAVLAKSELQETLLRAVQALPAHYREPFVLRHLEDWSYAEIAEALDLSVDTVETRLTRARRLLREALAGKV
- a CDS encoding PDZ domain-containing protein, with the translated sequence MLLNLLWIALASTLFTSTNPPDAPPDVAGGAVLVRATGATFTVDDANPAVITWQAKVETDDEDSGNPAKRRQVLFLSTTEPGETLPAVWLGVRITPVPAPLAAHLGARGVMVGNVVVGSPADTAGLQQYDVITQVGDASVNAPGELLHTLASYAAGDTLTLRIIRQGRESTVTLPAVARPAEASQELKFDEPEDVLINRDVRLRGRVLQLGPDGKWLMQDLGQMQQLPDVLQDLDALNFDLKLDLDLPDGSAFSPKGPWIFRSLRDGLHTLALPDGTVDVRLHLFVNRDGTTTRIENDADGRIHVTRVDADGNETTALYDSPEAFKEADPGAYELYDTHLQKGLPDMRQFRPFGRDLLRLRDHFQLDVEKRLREALELESAARESALQARDQAAQLARELRQHVHTYTRNRDGGINRSRHQLTLRDDGSIEVRTERDGEAVIYQFESKAAFQAAQPELYSRLMEPLAEE